One window of Dyadobacter sandarakinus genomic DNA carries:
- a CDS encoding nicotinamidase, with protein MRKVALLIIDAQFDFCNPAGTLYVPGAEKDVERIAALIALEGEKIDSIFVTLDTHRVLDIAHPLFWEDANGNTVAPFTLITADAVKAGRWVPRYHYEYVLTYLEKLESEGAFGHFIWPEHCLVGSKGAALDDTVLSAVLAWTHRTGKDYTAIVKGTNPLTEHFGIFRAQVPVEGAPETSLDQALLASLGTFDEILIAGEARSHCVATSIDQLLKYVPELAPKVKVLTDCMSDVTNWGHLADPIFADASEKGMVFTTSTTALRNG; from the coding sequence ATGAGAAAAGTTGCCTTGCTCATTATTGATGCACAGTTTGATTTCTGTAATCCTGCGGGTACCCTGTACGTACCGGGTGCTGAAAAGGACGTGGAGCGCATAGCCGCCCTGATCGCACTGGAAGGTGAAAAGATCGACAGCATTTTTGTGACGCTGGATACGCATCGGGTGCTGGATATCGCACACCCGCTGTTTTGGGAAGATGCCAACGGAAACACAGTAGCGCCATTTACATTGATTACCGCTGATGCCGTAAAAGCCGGCAGATGGGTGCCGCGCTACCACTACGAGTATGTGCTCACATACCTGGAAAAGCTGGAAAGTGAGGGAGCATTCGGGCATTTCATCTGGCCGGAGCATTGTCTTGTCGGATCAAAAGGAGCTGCACTGGACGATACCGTGCTGAGTGCGGTACTCGCCTGGACCCATCGTACAGGCAAAGACTACACGGCCATTGTAAAAGGTACCAACCCGCTGACCGAGCATTTCGGGATTTTCAGGGCGCAGGTACCTGTGGAGGGAGCACCCGAAACCAGTCTCGACCAGGCGCTGCTGGCTTCGCTTGGTACGTTTGATGAAATACTGATTGCCGGAGAAGCCCGCTCGCATTGCGTGGCAACCAGCATTGATCAGCTTCTGAAATATGTCCCTGAATTGGCTCCGAAAGTGAAAGTACTGACCGACTGCATGTCGGACGTAACCAACTGGGGCCACCTGGCCGATCCCATCTTTGCGGATGCATCAGAAAAGGGAATGGTTTTTACAACTTCCACAACTGCATTGCGGAATGGGTAA
- a CDS encoding DUF5672 family protein translates to MKKPGTSAAVIIPVYQYPLSANEALSLRQCIAVLGHYPVKIIKPHRLDVQELQDQYPTLDILSLDDASFESIAAYNSLLTSVGFYQLFSSFEYILIYQLDAYVFRNELAEWCAKGYDYIGAPSLHQPAFNALAGAQAHIMAKGLSGRRVVFNGGLSLRRIPAIIRYLQIYNRFYPAWKGNEDMLFSQESTRLLPMKLFLKLPEWREALHFAFEKSPAATFELTGHKLPFACHAWERYDPQFWSAYIS, encoded by the coding sequence GTGAAAAAACCTGGCACTTCGGCTGCGGTGATCATTCCGGTATACCAGTACCCGCTATCAGCGAATGAAGCATTATCGCTGCGGCAGTGCATAGCGGTGCTTGGGCATTATCCTGTAAAAATCATAAAGCCGCACAGGCTGGATGTACAGGAATTGCAGGATCAATACCCGACACTTGATATCTTATCGCTTGATGATGCGTCTTTTGAAAGCATTGCAGCTTACAACAGTTTGCTTACGTCAGTCGGTTTTTACCAGCTTTTTTCCTCATTTGAATACATCCTGATTTACCAGCTCGATGCTTACGTGTTCAGGAACGAGCTCGCGGAATGGTGTGCCAAGGGGTATGACTATATCGGTGCACCGTCTCTTCATCAGCCTGCATTTAATGCATTAGCGGGTGCCCAGGCCCATATCATGGCGAAAGGGCTGTCGGGCAGGCGGGTGGTTTTCAATGGAGGCCTTTCGCTCCGGCGTATTCCTGCCATCATCCGCTATCTCCAAATTTACAACCGCTTTTACCCGGCCTGGAAAGGTAATGAGGATATGCTTTTTTCACAGGAATCCACGCGGTTGTTGCCGATGAAGCTATTTTTGAAATTGCCGGAGTGGCGGGAGGCATTGCATTTTGCATTTGAAAAAAGCCCGGCTGCTACCTTCGAACTGACCGGTCACAAACTGCCTTTTGCCTGTCACGCCTGGGAGCGCTACGATCCCCAGTTCTGGTCAGCTTATATTTCCTGA
- a CDS encoding OmpA family protein — protein sequence MNPKLLSGFFCFIWLSVSAACAQVTENPKVEEQSATYVKIKRVELTDSQTIIHLQFTEKPGKSQLKLFGLPDQLMPGASQIWLDPETRLYKPGEIEKKFKLIKAENIPTDPTRKNVAPGETVNFVAYFERLTPGIEIFDFYEGRSSAGSQSWNFYGIHITNPEKKSAARSARAGTKATPPAKKPVTITPPATPAPAAPDNSMAVIRGTVFNAKTRQPVSARISYVEKGDSLEISSSSGKYRVGVDPAGSYELRISAKGFYGQTVRISPADSSGITMFDNDIYLAPLTAGETVNLPNIYFETSKFTLLPESFPELDRLVGVLKDNPSIRIRVEGHTDNVGDFDKNLELSRKRAESVRDYLTGKGVSADRIEAKGYGATRPLTQGSAEERKKNRRVEFVILDN from the coding sequence ATGAACCCTAAGTTGCTTTCCGGTTTCTTTTGCTTCATCTGGCTTTCAGTGAGTGCTGCCTGTGCGCAGGTTACTGAAAATCCCAAGGTAGAAGAGCAGTCGGCGACCTACGTGAAAATCAAGAGAGTAGAGCTGACCGATAGTCAAACCATCATTCATTTACAGTTTACAGAAAAGCCGGGAAAATCGCAGCTGAAATTGTTTGGCCTGCCCGACCAGTTGATGCCGGGTGCAAGCCAGATCTGGCTCGACCCTGAAACCCGCCTCTACAAACCCGGGGAAATTGAAAAGAAATTTAAGCTTATCAAAGCCGAAAATATCCCCACTGACCCGACCCGAAAGAATGTAGCACCCGGCGAAACCGTCAATTTTGTTGCTTATTTTGAAAGACTGACGCCGGGTATCGAGATTTTTGATTTTTACGAAGGAAGAAGTTCCGCAGGATCACAATCCTGGAATTTCTATGGCATCCACATCACCAATCCTGAAAAGAAGTCAGCAGCCAGAAGTGCCAGGGCTGGCACTAAAGCCACGCCACCGGCCAAAAAACCAGTAACTATTACGCCCCCGGCAACACCTGCTCCCGCTGCACCGGACAATAGTATGGCTGTAATCAGGGGAACGGTCTTCAATGCCAAAACCAGGCAGCCGGTAAGTGCCAGGATCTCGTATGTGGAAAAAGGGGATTCGCTCGAAATCAGCTCGTCCTCGGGCAAGTACCGGGTCGGGGTTGACCCTGCGGGCAGCTATGAGCTGCGTATCAGTGCCAAAGGTTTTTATGGACAGACCGTCCGCATCTCTCCGGCGGATTCTTCCGGCATAACTATGTTTGACAATGATATCTACCTGGCACCGCTTACTGCCGGCGAAACCGTAAACCTGCCTAACATCTACTTTGAAACCTCCAAGTTCACACTCTTGCCGGAATCATTCCCTGAGCTCGACAGGCTGGTGGGCGTACTGAAAGACAATCCTTCTATCCGCATCCGGGTGGAGGGGCATACCGACAATGTAGGTGATTTTGATAAAAACCTGGAACTCTCGCGCAAACGCGCCGAGTCCGTGCGGGACTATCTTACCGGAAAAGGCGTAAGTGCCGACCGGATAGAGGCCAAAGGTTATGGAGCCACGCGCCCGCTGACCCAGGGCAGTGCAGAGGAGCGCAAGAAAAACCGCCGTGTTGAATTTGTGATTCTTGATAACTAA
- the tpiA gene encoding triose-phosphate isomerase has product MRKKIVAGNWKMNKLMDEAVALTSELVNMVNDEVQGDVKVILCPPALYLPVIKRYIEDSSRFDLAAQNCSDKVSGAFTGEISAAMLQSAGIGYVLIGHSERRQYFNESNAVLAEKVNTALANVVSPIFCCGESLEQRQNSDYIGFVKNQLTESLFHLTPEQLQAVVIAYEPIWAIGTGLTASAEQAQEMHAALRGHIAEKYGREVAEEISILYGGSVTAASAAELFASPDIDGGLVGGASLKSREFTNIIKAR; this is encoded by the coding sequence ATGCGAAAGAAAATTGTAGCAGGTAACTGGAAGATGAACAAGCTTATGGATGAAGCAGTTGCGCTTACTTCGGAGCTTGTCAATATGGTAAATGATGAAGTTCAGGGTGACGTGAAAGTGATCCTTTGCCCACCCGCACTTTACCTGCCGGTTATCAAAAGATATATTGAAGATTCATCCCGTTTTGATCTTGCAGCTCAAAACTGCTCCGACAAGGTATCGGGCGCATTTACAGGAGAAATTTCTGCTGCCATGCTGCAATCTGCAGGGATCGGGTATGTACTCATCGGACACAGCGAGCGTCGTCAGTACTTCAATGAAAGCAATGCAGTACTGGCAGAAAAGGTCAACACGGCCCTGGCCAATGTTGTATCACCCATTTTCTGCTGCGGTGAGTCCCTGGAACAGCGCCAGAATTCGGATTACATTGGTTTTGTAAAAAATCAGCTGACCGAAAGCCTGTTTCATTTAACCCCCGAGCAACTGCAGGCGGTAGTGATCGCGTACGAACCCATCTGGGCGATTGGTACCGGGCTTACTGCCTCTGCCGAGCAGGCGCAGGAAATGCACGCAGCACTGCGCGGGCACATTGCTGAAAAATATGGGAGAGAAGTTGCCGAGGAAATCTCGATCCTGTATGGCGGGAGCGTCACAGCTGCCAGCGCAGCGGAGCTCTTTGCTTCCCCGGATATCGACGGTGGACTGGTGGGAGGTGCTTCCCTCAAATCGCGGGAGTTTACCAACATCATCAAGGCTCGCTAA
- the uvrA gene encoding excinuclease ABC subunit UvrA, whose translation MTNSPVKRIEASRFDDLDPRKYILIKGAKVNNLKNVDIAIPRNKLVVVTGLSGSGKSSLAFDTLFAEGQRMYVESLSSYARQFLGRMEKPEVEYIKGISPAIAIEQKVNTRNPRSTVGTSTEIYDYLKLLFARVGRTYSPVSGEIVKKDAVTDVVNFILGHEEGSRVMVLAPLLVREGRTQQEELTILLSKGYNRIELNDEVVAIEEVLEKPEAYAQAGNRINIVVDRAGVRHDDEDTQYRLSDSVQTAFFEGEGDCMVQVVGGERKFFSDRFELDGIIFEEPSVNLFSFNNPYGACKRCEGFGKILGIDPDLIIPDKNLSVYEGAIAPWRSEKMSEWLVPLVRNGTKFDFPIHRPYKDLTQAQKDLLWTGNQYFQGINAFIAEIETQTYKIQYRVMLSRFRGRTTCPDCRGSRLRKDASYVKVGGKSITDLVLMPIAEVSTFFATLTLNEHEREVGRRVLVEIQNRLEYMIRVGLGYLTLNRLTSTLSGGEFQRIKLATSLGSALVGSMYILDEPSIGLHPRDTKRLVGVLESLRDLGNTVIVVEHEEEVMHAADQIIDIGPEAGTGGGHVVFQGSWEDIRELGNEDQEEQTEFPSHTLDFLLGKEDIPLTKIRRKPLHFLEIKGARENNLKDLDVKIPLNVLTVVTGVSGSGKSTLIRKVFYPALMRTKGEFSEDVGKFDELSGSIDRIEAIEMIDQNPIGKSSRSNPVTYIKAYDYIRQMMADQPLSKARGYKPSHFSFNVDGGRCEVCQGEGQVKIEMQFMADIYLTCEGCNGKRFKQEIQEVRYQDKDVAAILDMTVDEAIEFFRDVEPKLVEKLLPLQEVGLGYVGLGQSSNTLSGGEAQRVKLASFLGKGSSSKGKTLFIFDEPTTGLHFHDIKKLLKAINALVEQGDTVIIIEHNMEVIKSADWILDLGPEGGDGGGYLTFAGTPEEMIKLSGNYTADFLKEKIPH comes from the coding sequence ATGACGAACTCACCCGTAAAGCGGATTGAAGCTTCCCGATTTGATGATCTTGACCCCAGAAAATACATTCTGATCAAAGGTGCCAAGGTCAATAATCTTAAGAATGTTGACATAGCAATACCCAGAAACAAGCTGGTGGTCGTGACCGGGCTCTCGGGCTCGGGAAAATCATCCCTGGCTTTTGATACCCTTTTTGCCGAAGGCCAGCGGATGTACGTGGAAAGTCTGAGCAGCTATGCCAGGCAGTTTCTCGGACGTATGGAAAAGCCTGAGGTGGAGTATATCAAAGGGATTTCGCCGGCCATCGCCATTGAGCAGAAGGTGAATACCAGGAACCCGCGCTCAACTGTGGGGACTTCCACCGAAATTTATGATTACCTGAAACTTCTTTTCGCACGGGTAGGGCGCACGTACTCGCCGGTGTCCGGTGAAATAGTGAAAAAAGATGCCGTGACCGACGTGGTCAACTTCATACTCGGGCATGAAGAGGGCAGCCGGGTAATGGTACTCGCGCCTTTGCTGGTGCGCGAGGGCCGTACACAGCAGGAGGAACTTACCATTCTGCTTTCCAAAGGCTACAACCGCATTGAGCTCAATGATGAGGTTGTGGCGATTGAAGAAGTACTTGAAAAGCCGGAAGCTTATGCCCAGGCAGGTAACCGTATCAACATTGTGGTAGACCGGGCCGGTGTCCGGCACGACGATGAAGATACGCAGTACCGCCTTTCGGATTCGGTGCAGACTGCCTTTTTTGAAGGAGAAGGAGATTGCATGGTGCAGGTAGTGGGTGGCGAAAGAAAGTTCTTTTCGGATCGGTTTGAGCTTGACGGAATAATTTTCGAGGAGCCGAGTGTCAATTTGTTCAGTTTCAATAATCCTTATGGCGCTTGTAAAAGGTGTGAGGGTTTTGGTAAAATCCTGGGTATTGACCCGGACCTGATCATTCCCGACAAAAACCTTTCTGTATACGAAGGTGCTATTGCACCCTGGCGTTCTGAAAAGATGAGTGAGTGGCTGGTGCCTCTTGTGCGCAATGGTACCAAATTCGACTTCCCCATTCATCGTCCGTATAAAGATCTTACACAGGCTCAGAAAGACCTGCTCTGGACCGGAAACCAGTACTTTCAGGGGATCAATGCATTTATTGCCGAAATCGAAACACAGACTTACAAGATCCAGTACCGGGTAATGCTGTCGCGGTTTCGAGGCCGTACCACCTGTCCTGACTGCCGGGGCTCGCGCCTGAGAAAGGATGCGTCGTACGTGAAAGTAGGCGGCAAGTCTATTACGGATCTGGTATTAATGCCCATCGCCGAGGTTTCGACATTTTTTGCGACCCTCACCCTCAATGAGCATGAGCGCGAGGTAGGACGCCGGGTTTTGGTAGAAATCCAGAACCGCCTGGAATACATGATCCGAGTAGGCCTGGGTTATCTTACACTCAACCGGCTGACCAGTACACTTTCCGGAGGTGAATTTCAGCGGATCAAGCTGGCTACTTCCCTCGGAAGTGCATTGGTAGGGTCCATGTACATTCTGGATGAGCCCAGTATCGGATTGCATCCGAGGGATACGAAGCGCCTCGTAGGTGTTTTGGAATCTCTGCGTGACCTTGGAAATACGGTGATTGTGGTAGAGCACGAGGAAGAAGTCATGCATGCAGCCGACCAGATCATCGACATTGGTCCGGAAGCCGGCACCGGGGGCGGACATGTTGTTTTTCAGGGAAGCTGGGAAGATATCAGGGAGTTGGGCAATGAGGACCAGGAAGAACAAACCGAATTTCCATCACATACGCTGGACTTCCTCCTGGGCAAAGAAGACATTCCTCTGACTAAAATCAGGAGAAAACCATTGCATTTTCTCGAAATTAAAGGTGCCAGAGAAAACAACCTGAAAGACCTTGATGTAAAAATTCCGCTGAATGTACTGACCGTGGTCACAGGAGTGAGCGGCTCGGGTAAGTCGACGCTCATCCGCAAGGTTTTTTATCCTGCACTGATGCGCACCAAAGGCGAGTTCAGCGAAGACGTGGGCAAATTTGATGAGCTCAGCGGCAGTATTGACAGGATTGAAGCCATAGAAATGATCGATCAGAACCCGATCGGGAAATCGTCGCGGTCTAATCCGGTTACTTACATCAAAGCCTACGATTACATCCGCCAGATGATGGCCGACCAGCCACTATCGAAAGCCAGGGGCTACAAGCCTTCCCATTTTTCATTTAATGTGGACGGGGGCCGCTGCGAGGTTTGTCAGGGTGAGGGCCAGGTCAAAATCGAAATGCAGTTTATGGCCGATATATACCTGACCTGTGAGGGATGCAATGGAAAACGCTTCAAACAGGAAATACAGGAAGTACGCTATCAGGACAAAGACGTGGCTGCAATCCTCGACATGACGGTGGATGAAGCCATCGAATTTTTCAGGGATGTGGAGCCGAAACTGGTCGAAAAACTGCTGCCTTTGCAGGAAGTAGGGCTGGGTTATGTGGGTTTGGGCCAGTCGTCCAATACTTTGTCCGGCGGGGAGGCACAGCGTGTAAAGCTGGCGTCATTCTTAGGAAAAGGCAGCAGCAGCAAAGGGAAGACGCTCTTTATCTTCGACGAACCTACCACGGGCCTCCATTTTCATGATATCAAGAAGTTGCTGAAAGCGATCAATGCATTGGTGGAGCAGGGTGACACCGTGATCATCATTGAACATAACATGGAGGTGATCAAGAGTGCGGACTGGATCCTGGATCTCGGGCCGGAAGGTGGCGACGGCGGCGGGTACCTCACTTTTGCAGGTACACCCGAAGAAATGATCAAACTTTCCGGGAATTACACTGCTGACTTTTTAAAAGAAAAAATACCGCATTGA
- the lpcA gene encoding D-sedoheptulose 7-phosphate isomerase, producing the protein MNYQHIISQELSEAQKVLDGFLSDPAQLEKIEHAAGLMAEAIIHNGKVLSCGNGGSHCDAMHFAEELTGRYRDNRRALPAIAISDVSHLSCVSNDYGYEYVFSRYIEALGQPGDVLLGLSTSGNSVNIIKAVEAAKNKGMKIIILSGKDGGKLAGLADVEIRVPHFGYADRIQEIHIKVIHIFMLLIEKMVIIN; encoded by the coding sequence ATGAACTACCAGCATATCATCAGCCAGGAGCTGAGCGAGGCACAAAAAGTGCTCGACGGATTTTTAAGTGACCCTGCTCAGCTCGAAAAAATTGAGCATGCAGCCGGATTAATGGCGGAAGCGATCATTCACAATGGCAAGGTCCTGTCCTGCGGTAACGGGGGCTCGCATTGTGATGCCATGCACTTTGCGGAAGAACTTACCGGCCGCTACCGCGATAACCGGCGGGCATTGCCGGCAATCGCCATTTCGGATGTCAGTCATCTGAGCTGTGTAAGCAATGATTATGGCTATGAATATGTATTTTCAAGATACATTGAGGCATTAGGACAGCCGGGCGATGTGCTGCTCGGGCTTAGTACCAGCGGCAACTCGGTCAATATTATCAAAGCAGTGGAAGCTGCCAAAAACAAGGGAATGAAAATCATCATCCTTTCGGGCAAAGATGGCGGAAAGCTCGCGGGTCTGGCTGATGTTGAAATCCGTGTCCCTCACTTCGGCTATGCCGACCGCATTCAGGAAATTCACATTAAGGTGATCCATATTTTTATGTTACTAATTGAAAAAATGGTCATTATCAACTAA
- a CDS encoding aspartyl protease family protein has translation MKTSMWLLLTVTLFTPAVILAGSDKDHPVSEEKYGYFLDRNYKSARIPFELHSNLIILYAKINDTDSLRFILDTGVSSIIITDPYVLKANKLRLTRKVNLTGAGEGKSISAHVAIDNQLQMGRLRANHQNIVVLEDDFLHLSEYVGVPVHGIFGYEIFNNFVVTIDFSKKEIILMRPDRYKYKNSKGDRHPLIIEDTKPFTDAVTLFADGREHPIRVLIDTGAGHALLLNNTPKESFQLPQKVIRAQLGRGLNGVINGNLGRIDRLKLGRFEMDNIVASFPDSIAFGAKLRQGSARQGNIGCELLRRFKVTMNYQEGYMVLKPVRSRMREKFEHDMSGMEIRAEGQNFRSYIVNHIAADSPASKAGLAEGDQLLFIDDHAAADLNVSDIYKVLQRGDGKNVDLLVKRKGDIFFTQIKLRRMI, from the coding sequence ATGAAAACGTCTATGTGGTTGTTGTTAACGGTCACACTTTTTACCCCTGCCGTAATACTCGCCGGGTCTGATAAAGACCATCCTGTATCTGAGGAAAAATACGGTTACTTTCTCGACCGCAATTACAAGTCTGCCCGCATTCCCTTTGAGCTGCATTCCAACCTGATCATCCTGTATGCAAAGATCAATGATACTGACTCACTGCGGTTTATACTCGATACCGGTGTAAGTTCCATTATTATCACAGACCCCTACGTACTGAAAGCCAACAAGCTGCGCCTTACCCGGAAAGTCAACCTGACGGGAGCGGGTGAGGGCAAGTCCATCTCTGCGCATGTGGCCATTGACAATCAGCTCCAGATGGGAAGGCTGCGGGCCAACCACCAGAACATTGTGGTTCTGGAAGATGATTTTTTACACCTGTCGGAGTATGTGGGCGTACCGGTCCACGGTATTTTCGGGTACGAGATCTTCAACAACTTCGTAGTAACGATTGATTTTTCGAAAAAAGAAATCATCCTGATGCGGCCTGACAGGTACAAGTACAAGAACAGCAAGGGAGACAGGCATCCTTTGATTATTGAGGATACAAAACCTTTTACCGACGCTGTCACGCTTTTTGCCGACGGTCGTGAACATCCTATCCGGGTGCTGATTGACACCGGTGCAGGCCATGCGCTGCTGCTGAACAATACACCGAAAGAATCCTTCCAACTTCCTCAGAAGGTGATCCGGGCGCAGCTGGGACGCGGGTTGAACGGTGTCATTAATGGAAACCTGGGCCGTATTGACCGCCTAAAATTGGGCCGGTTTGAAATGGACAACATTGTTGCCTCATTTCCCGACAGCATTGCATTCGGTGCCAAGCTGCGGCAAGGCAGTGCCCGGCAGGGTAACATCGGCTGCGAGCTCCTGCGCCGATTTAAAGTTACCATGAACTACCAGGAAGGCTACATGGTGCTGAAACCCGTACGCAGCCGCATGCGGGAAAAGTTTGAGCATGATATGAGCGGAATGGAAATACGGGCCGAAGGACAAAATTTCCGGTCATACATTGTCAACCACATTGCAGCCGATTCACCGGCTTCCAAGGCCGGATTGGCAGAAGGAGACCAGTTACTTTTTATTGACGACCATGCCGCTGCCGACCTCAATGTAAGTGATATTTACAAGGTTTTACAACGTGGGGACGGTAAGAATGTGGACCTGCTGGTGAAGCGTAAAGGGGATATTTTCTTTACACAAATCAAGCTCAGGCGCATGATTTGA
- a CDS encoding fumarylacetoacetate hydrolase family protein has product MKLYKTQNGILLEKSDLFYRLHQTDWDEVVNRDNLYDWLEIHSADLIPLTFTDDIPMPELLAPIGSQEVWASGVTYYRSRTARMEESEVAGGGSFYDRVYEAERPELFFKSSPARVVGNHGTVRIRRDSSWNVPEPELTLFASSTGTLVGYTIGNDMSSRSIEGENPLYLPQAKTYTGSAALGPCLYVPEYALPEDTVIDIAIVRGGTEVFAGEVTLAQMKRKADELLKFLFRELDFPQGAYLMTGTGIVPESDFTLEKGDIIHISIEPIGTLTNVVG; this is encoded by the coding sequence ATGAAACTATACAAAACTCAAAACGGCATTTTGCTTGAAAAAAGCGACCTTTTCTACCGTCTGCACCAGACAGACTGGGATGAGGTCGTCAACCGCGATAACCTGTACGACTGGCTCGAAATCCATTCAGCCGATCTCATTCCGCTGACATTTACGGATGATATCCCGATGCCTGAGCTGCTGGCGCCGATCGGTTCGCAGGAGGTGTGGGCGTCAGGCGTTACTTACTACCGCAGCCGCACAGCACGGATGGAAGAGTCGGAAGTTGCCGGAGGAGGTTCTTTTTATGACAGGGTTTACGAGGCAGAGCGGCCCGAGTTGTTTTTCAAATCATCACCTGCGCGGGTAGTAGGTAATCATGGTACGGTACGTATCCGGCGCGACTCGTCCTGGAATGTCCCCGAGCCTGAACTGACGCTTTTTGCTTCGTCTACGGGAACGCTGGTGGGTTATACCATCGGCAACGATATGAGTTCAAGGAGCATTGAAGGAGAGAACCCCCTGTACCTGCCGCAGGCCAAAACCTACACCGGCAGCGCTGCATTGGGTCCCTGCCTGTATGTACCCGAATATGCATTGCCCGAGGATACAGTCATTGACATTGCAATTGTACGTGGCGGCACCGAAGTATTTGCAGGAGAAGTTACGCTCGCGCAAATGAAGCGGAAGGCAGACGAGCTGCTTAAATTCCTTTTCAGGGAGCTGGATTTTCCGCAGGGTGCGTATTTGATGACGGGTACAGGCATTGTACCGGAGTCTGATTTCACACTGGAAAAAGGCGATATAATCCACATTTCAATCGAACCCATCGGTACCCTGACGAATGTCGTGGGGTAA
- a CDS encoding glycosyltransferase family 2 protein, whose product MVSVAMCTYNGERFLPEQLKSIAGQTVPVDELIVCDDRSSDSTVQIIRDFAKTVSFPVQIHINEQNLGSTRNFEKCLSLCSGDLIFLCDQDDIWRADKVSVQKNYLDTHPDIDAVFSDAMMVNDDSQPTGRTIWQEIEFDEVSQKQWTDGKPHEILFHGFVVTGATLALRKSALERLTPFPTHVPDLIHDAWIAMLLSLQNKIDFIADTLISYRVHSSQQVGFGAKMEKVQLKDRFTREREQKLLPLREKAGKLHDLYMLLRSVPFVPREKLARLHLSQKHFYSRASLPEKRYQRVTPIVNQLIRGYYRFSSKDWWLPAIGDLLE is encoded by the coding sequence ATGGTTTCAGTAGCTATGTGCACTTACAACGGCGAGCGGTTCCTGCCTGAGCAGTTGAAGAGCATTGCAGGGCAGACGGTACCAGTTGACGAGCTGATTGTGTGCGACGACCGGTCATCGGATTCCACCGTGCAGATCATCCGGGATTTTGCAAAAACAGTCTCCTTTCCTGTACAGATTCATATTAATGAGCAGAATCTGGGCTCTACCAGGAACTTCGAAAAGTGCCTCTCCCTATGCAGTGGTGACCTTATATTCCTGTGCGACCAGGACGATATCTGGCGGGCCGACAAGGTAAGTGTACAAAAAAATTACCTCGATACTCACCCAGATATTGATGCCGTATTTTCGGATGCGATGATGGTTAATGATGATTCCCAACCTACGGGGCGGACCATCTGGCAGGAAATTGAGTTTGATGAAGTAAGCCAAAAGCAATGGACAGACGGCAAGCCGCATGAGATTCTGTTCCATGGGTTTGTGGTAACGGGCGCTACGCTGGCTTTGCGGAAATCTGCACTCGAAAGGCTCACTCCTTTTCCTACCCACGTTCCCGACCTGATCCACGACGCATGGATTGCAATGCTCCTCAGCCTGCAGAACAAAATTGATTTCATTGCAGACACCCTGATCTCCTACCGCGTGCATTCGAGCCAGCAGGTAGGGTTTGGGGCTAAAATGGAGAAGGTGCAGCTGAAAGACAGATTTACGAGGGAACGTGAGCAAAAGCTGCTGCCGCTGCGGGAAAAAGCCGGTAAGCTGCATGATCTGTACATGCTCCTCAGGTCGGTACCATTTGTGCCCAGGGAAAAGCTGGCAAGGCTCCATCTTTCACAGAAACACTTTTACAGCCGGGCGTCACTGCCCGAGAAGAGGTACCAGCGTGTGACACCGATTGTCAATCAGCTGATCCGCGGCTATTATCGTTTCAGCAGTAAAGACTGGTGGCTACCTGCCATCGGCGATTTACTCGAATAA
- the mnmD gene encoding tRNA (5-methylaminomethyl-2-thiouridine)(34)-methyltransferase MnmD, translating to MERLIVTEDGSHSLYSTRFNQQYHSLQGAVAESTHIYINLGLKPVLESTAGTVKVFEMGLGTGLNAFLAWKLADQLQKPVYYTSVEAYPVSLDEALSLNYDAITGQKGLADIHQAPWSEDYPLSPFFTFRKEHSTLEMFAAADTFDVTFYDAFDPRVQPELWTETIFHKIAAQTRPGGVLVTYSSKGIVKRALAAAGFTVERHKGPGRKTHVLRAIKN from the coding sequence TTGGAACGCCTCATCGTGACAGAAGATGGGTCACACTCATTGTACAGCACCCGCTTCAACCAGCAATACCATTCACTTCAGGGGGCGGTTGCAGAATCGACCCACATTTACATAAACCTCGGCCTCAAACCCGTTCTCGAAAGTACGGCCGGTACTGTAAAGGTCTTTGAAATGGGCCTGGGAACAGGATTAAATGCATTTCTTGCCTGGAAGCTGGCTGATCAGCTCCAAAAACCCGTTTACTACACTTCCGTAGAAGCCTACCCGGTAAGCCTGGACGAGGCACTTTCCCTCAATTACGATGCGATTACCGGGCAAAAAGGCTTGGCAGACATTCATCAGGCACCCTGGTCTGAAGATTATCCTCTCTCCCCGTTTTTTACCTTCCGGAAAGAGCATTCAACACTGGAAATGTTTGCAGCTGCGGATACTTTCGATGTAACTTTTTATGATGCGTTTGATCCCAGAGTACAGCCTGAGCTCTGGACCGAAACCATTTTTCACAAAATAGCAGCCCAAACCCGGCCCGGCGGCGTACTGGTTACATACTCTTCAAAAGGAATTGTGAAGCGGGCACTGGCCGCTGCAGGCTTTACTGTTGAGCGGCACAAGGGTCCGGGAAGAAAAACCCACGTGCTGAGAGCAATAAAAAATTAG